The segment GGGCTCATTTGCTCGAAAGCTGGATCGAAGCCGGTGGATCGGAAAAGGAACCCTATTTCAGACCGATGCAAATCTGGCATCAGGTTTGGCTTGCCAATGCGCTGATCGATCCGGCGGTGGCCACTCTTGCGATGCCGGGTCTGCCGCCGATGCCGGCCCTTGATTTTGATCGCAAGGCAACTCCGGACACGCGGCGCGCTGCGCTTGATGATCTTTCTGGTTGGCTGACGGCGGTTTTTTTCAATGATGCCAATCCAGCTCTTCGCAATGCGTTCATTACCGGGGTGCAAAATGCGGTCTGGCTTGATCCCGATTTGCAGCAATATGTTCAGCCGCAGCAACGTGATGAAATCCTGCAAGGCTTGATGCCCTATTGCCGCTGGTTCCTTGCGATGGCGCTTTATAACCATCTCGGCAATCTTGCGGCGGGAACCGCGCGCGAGGATCACATCGCATTTTACGCAACCCTTGTCGAAGCCCTGCCGGAACTCTCGCCCTTGGGCGATCTTGCGACCCAGCGCGATATCGAACAGCATATCATCCGTATCGACGCAGCACGCGCGGCTTCCGCACTCGATACACTTGTCGTGCCATTTTGCGATCTGCTGATGCCGCAGCTTAAACTCGATGCCGTGCGTTCGTAGCACTGTATTCATCCAGAAGACCAAAACAGAAGGTCCGCCGGATAACCGCGCGGACCTTCTGTTTTGGTAATGATGTGCCCGTTTATTGCTGATAGGCCCGTATCGGACGGCCCGATACAATCGCAAACCGGATCGCAAGGCCGCTAACCGCGACAAGACTTGCAATCACAATGCCCCAGAACAGCCCAGCAACGCCAAGTCTGGCGACAAAGGTCAGATAATAACCAGCCGGAATCATCACACATATATATGACACCAGATGCAGGATCGTCGGGACCCATTTATCCCCCGCGCCACGCAGGGCGCTGATGGCGGCATTCTGCCCGCCATCGGTCGGGAAAATGATCGGCATCAGGATCAGAACACCCGCAGTCGTGGCAATAACAGTGGCATCCTGACTGAACAGATGTGCCACCAGCCCCGGAAAGAAGTAAAGCGGCGTGCTCAGAAGCAGCATCACGGTCATGGTCGTCAAAAGTCCGATCCATCCGGCCAATGCCATATCGGGGCGGTCACGTCTGCCATAGGCAATGCCGACACGAACCGACGTTGCTGATGCCAGGCCAAGGGCCACCATGAACATCAAAGCCAGCATCGTCATGGTGATACCGTAACTTGCCGCAGCAACAACGCCGAGCCGACCGGCAAAAAGCTGCATGGCGGCAAAGGCGCTGGTTTCCATGCCCTGGCTCGCTCCGGCGGCATATCCCATATGACGGGCATCGCGTGAATGACGCCACCAGTCCGAAAAACCATCGCGGATGCCATAGTCGGAATGGCTGCGCATCAAAAGGATATATCCCAGCAGGCTGATTGCCATGATCCAGCGGATGACGGTCGATGTCCACGCCGCACCCTCGGCCCCCATTTCGGGAAGGCCGAACGCGCCATAAACCAGCCCGTAATCAAGCACCAGATTGACGACATTGGCACCAATCATCATGATCATGCCCGGCAATGGCCGTTGCAATCCTTCAAGGAAAAAGCTGCAAGTAATGTAGATCAGCGCACCTGGCATCCCGATAGACAGGATCATTGCCAGCGTACTGGCATGCTCGGTGATCTCGTCCGGTTGGCCGGTGACCATAAACAACCAGTCGGATTTCCAGGTAAGGATCATGAAAGCAATGCCGATCAGAACAGCATAGGGCATGCAAGCCCTCCATATCTGCCCGGCCTCGCGCAGATTGTTTCGCCCGACCGAATGCGATGTCAGGATCATTACCCCGGTTAGAAGTCCGATGCCGGTAACCATCAATGATGTAAAGGGTGCGTGGGCAATGTTCAGATAGGCCAGACTGGCACTGTCGTAATTGCCAACAATGATCGTATCGACAACCGACATGATCAGCATGCCAAGCCGCGCAATCACAACCGGTAGCGCCAACCGGAACAGTTCGCTTAAATGACGCCGAACACGATTATGCGGGTACAGGGGAACCGGCGGAACATTTGGCGGCAACCCTTCCGGATGATTGGGGGGCATACCCGGTGGGGCGCCGGGTGGTGTGATCGTCATTGTTTTCGTTTCCTCGTTATCATTTATGCGCGGCAGTCATTGCGGTGGCAATGCAATGGCGGGTGGCGCACGCCGCGTGATTATTATCGTGCCCGTCGGTTTATTTGTTCCGGCCCTGCGGATTGGGATGACGCGGGATTGCGGCAATCATCTTTGCGGGATCATCGGTGATGATCGATGTCACACCCCAGCCAAACAGCTCTTTGGCACGGGCCGGATCATTGACGGTATAGCAGACCAGCGGAACATTGGCCGCAACGATTTCTGCGGCCTTTTCCGGATCAAGTGCCTTGTGATCGATATGAAGCGCACTCGCACCAAGCCGGGTATATCCGCCATGCCAATTGTCGGGCAGTGTTTCCAGAAGCCAGCCGCACGGCATCTCGGGCAGAAGCCGTCTGATTTCGGCAACGGCAATGTCGTCAAAACTTGAAAGCAGGATCGGAAGCTTCTTTGCCCGGCCGAGTTCCTTGGCAACTTCCTGACACAGCCGCACGGGATCACAGCCCGATGGCTTGATTTCCAGATTGGCCCCCATATCCATAAAGAACAGGGTTTCAAGCGTATCGCTCAGTGTCGGGATGCGCTCGCCTTTATATATGTCTGAAAACCATGAACCGGCATCAAGCTCGCGCAGCACGCTTAACGGCTGCATGTGGATCGGGCCTGTGCCGTTGGTTGTGCGTTCAAGCGTGTCGTCATGAATAAGTACGCACTGGTTATCGGCACTCAGCGTCACGTCGCATTCAATCCACTTGGCCTTGCGCGCGCCAGCCACCCGAAAGGCGGCAATGGTGTTTTCAGGGGCTTCGATGGATGCGCCGCGATGGGCGACAATATGGGGAATCTCGATCACGGTTCGGACCTTTATATATCGGGTGGCAAATGCGCATGGGACCCGGAAGTTCGTGTTTCACGCGAAACCGTTCTGCCCGGGCCGACGCATCAAATCGGCGTTGCGATTCTCATACGCCTGATGCTTTCTGTAAAAAAGCGAAAATCTTGTGTCGATTTGAACGCAACTCTTTTCATATTCGCACCGAAGTCATTGGACTCCATATCGGATTCCCGCAGCGATCCGATTGTTTTCATCGGTTTTCCGATGTTTCACAACCGTTTCACAGGGGGTGTGTGATGTTCTTCGATTAAGGCATATCAATGCAAAACCCCGGAAAGACCAGTGTTTGTGCGGACCGTTTCGGGGGTGAAAAAAACAATCTGCAAAAATCTCCGAAAAACTTCAAAAAAGGTGTTTACAGGTCCGGCGAGGGGCCCTATAACCCGCCTCCACCGACGGGGTGCGGCGCCAGCAAGACGGCGACGCGGGCTGGAAGGTGAAGGGCTACGGCTCTAGAGTTCTTTGACATTGTTGATCAGTAGGAAGGGATGCGCGGGCAGCGTTATGGCGCTAAAGTCTGTGCATCCTGGAGACGACGGACTGATTTGGTTTAGGCCAGATTGGTTTGTGGTAACCACCAAAATGTGCAGACGTCGGTTTTTAAGAGTTTGTCTATGAGGCAAGCTTGGATTGAACATGAGAGTTTGATCCTGGCTCAGAACGAACGCTGGCGGCAGGCCTAACACATGCAAGTCGTACGAGAAGGTTCCTTCGGGAACTGGAGAGTGGCGCACGGGTGAGTAACGCGTGGGGACCTACCTCTTAGTGGGGGATAACGGTTGGAAACGACCGCTAATACCGCATACGCCCTTCGGGGGAAAGATTTATCGCTAAGAGATGGACCCGCGTTGGATTAGATAGTTGGTGAGGTAACGGCTCACCAAGTCAGCGATCCATAGCTGGTTTGAGAGGATGATCAGCCACACTGGGACTGAGACACGGCCCAGACTCCTACGGGAGGCAGCAGTGGGGAATATTGGACAATGGGCGCAAGCCTGATCCAGCCATGCCGCGTGAGTGAAGAAGGCCTTCGGGTTGTAAAGCTCTTTCAGATGCGAAGATGATGACGGTAACATCAGAAGAAGCCCCGGCTAATTTCGTGCCAGCAGCCGCGGTAATACGAAAGGGGCAAGCGTTGTTCGGATTTACTGGGCGTAAAGGGCACGCAGGCGGTCCTGCCAGTCAGGGGTGAAAGCCCGGGGCTCAACCCCGGAACTGCCTCTGATACTG is part of the Thalassospira lucentensis genome and harbors:
- a CDS encoding MATE family efflux transporter, encoding MTITPPGAPPGMPPNHPEGLPPNVPPVPLYPHNRVRRHLSELFRLALPVVIARLGMLIMSVVDTIIVGNYDSASLAYLNIAHAPFTSLMVTGIGLLTGVMILTSHSVGRNNLREAGQIWRACMPYAVLIGIAFMILTWKSDWLFMVTGQPDEITEHASTLAMILSIGMPGALIYITCSFFLEGLQRPLPGMIMMIGANVVNLVLDYGLVYGAFGLPEMGAEGAAWTSTVIRWIMAISLLGYILLMRSHSDYGIRDGFSDWWRHSRDARHMGYAAGASQGMETSAFAAMQLFAGRLGVVAAASYGITMTMLALMFMVALGLASATSVRVGIAYGRRDRPDMALAGWIGLLTTMTVMLLLSTPLYFFPGLVAHLFSQDATVIATTAGVLILMPIIFPTDGGQNAAISALRGAGDKWVPTILHLVSYICVMIPAGYYLTFVARLGVAGLFWGIVIASLVAVSGLAIRFAIVSGRPIRAYQQ
- a CDS encoding glycerophosphodiester phosphodiesterase family protein; its protein translation is MIEIPHIVAHRGASIEAPENTIAAFRVAGARKAKWIECDVTLSADNQCVLIHDDTLERTTNGTGPIHMQPLSVLRELDAGSWFSDIYKGERIPTLSDTLETLFFMDMGANLEIKPSGCDPVRLCQEVAKELGRAKKLPILLSSFDDIAVAEIRRLLPEMPCGWLLETLPDNWHGGYTRLGASALHIDHKALDPEKAAEIVAANVPLVCYTVNDPARAKELFGWGVTSIITDDPAKMIAAIPRHPNPQGRNK